The following are encoded together in the Streptomyces sp. NBC_00341 genome:
- a CDS encoding ABC transporter permease: MTLTSSPSPSVKGTPDDSPAPRRSKLLSGLGGQNVSLIGALAVVLILFGVLNDNYLSLSNMQVIAEAATITGLLAIVQTVVIICGGLDISVGSQVGVASVVSAMVFTSASSNAFLGMAAAVGVGILIGALNGLVIVYGRVNPTIATLAGLAAYKGLAQLLSDGRAQGYVLNNDFFIFLGRGKIAGLPVMVWILIVVAVIVHLLLKYTDIGRNLYAIGGNDTAARLAGININKYLICVYALIGVVAAIAGILLTARTGSGQPTSGSEGLELKAITAAALGGAALKGGKGGIGGTLLAVALLGCLENGLTVQGINTFWQNVAQGALLVIAVVIQQRRSGERAVGLPH; the protein is encoded by the coding sequence ATGACCCTCACCAGTTCCCCCTCTCCGTCCGTGAAGGGAACCCCCGACGACAGCCCCGCGCCGCGCCGCTCGAAGCTCCTTTCCGGCCTGGGCGGCCAGAACGTCAGCCTGATCGGTGCGCTCGCCGTCGTTCTCATCCTTTTCGGTGTCCTGAACGACAACTATCTGAGCCTGTCCAACATGCAGGTCATCGCCGAAGCGGCGACCATCACCGGACTGCTCGCGATCGTGCAGACCGTGGTCATCATCTGCGGCGGTCTGGACATCTCGGTCGGCTCGCAGGTGGGCGTGGCCTCGGTCGTCAGCGCCATGGTGTTCACCTCAGCGAGCTCGAACGCCTTCCTCGGCATGGCCGCGGCCGTCGGCGTCGGCATCCTGATCGGCGCGCTGAACGGCCTCGTGATCGTCTACGGCCGGGTCAACCCCACGATCGCCACCCTGGCGGGGCTCGCAGCCTACAAGGGCCTTGCCCAGCTCCTGTCGGACGGACGGGCCCAGGGATACGTCCTCAACAACGACTTCTTCATCTTCCTCGGGCGCGGCAAGATCGCCGGCCTGCCGGTCATGGTCTGGATCCTGATCGTGGTGGCCGTCATCGTCCACCTGCTGCTGAAGTACACCGACATCGGGCGCAACCTGTACGCGATCGGTGGCAACGACACCGCCGCCCGCCTGGCCGGCATCAACATCAACAAGTACCTGATCTGCGTCTACGCCCTCATCGGCGTCGTCGCCGCCATCGCGGGCATCCTGCTGACCGCCCGCACCGGATCCGGTCAGCCCACCTCCGGCAGCGAGGGCCTCGAACTCAAGGCCATCACCGCGGCGGCCCTGGGCGGCGCCGCGCTCAAGGGCGGCAAGGGAGGCATCGGCGGCACCCTGCTCGCCGTGGCGCTGCTCGGCTGCCTGGAGAACGGGCTCACCGTCCAGGGCATCAACACCTTCTGGCAGAACGTCGCCCAGGGCGCGCTGCTCGTCATCGCCGTCGTCATCCAGCAGCGTCGCAGCGGTGAGAGGGCTGTCGGGCTGCCTCACTGA